From Neofelis nebulosa isolate mNeoNeb1 chromosome X, mNeoNeb1.pri, whole genome shotgun sequence:
GCTTGTTTTTTCTCAAAGAGAAAGATCCAGTATGCCGCACCCAGATTTGTGGGCATCTCTCAGAATGTGTGTTAGCCTGCTGAGGTATACAATATCTCACTGTGCTGTCCATGTGCCCTAGATTCTGATGAATCCCCTGTGGCCAGGGAGAGGAATGTGATCGTGCACACACATCCAGACCCTTCCAGCACTGTCAACAGGAGGTCTGGAACCAGGGACTCGGAGTGCCAAACCGAAGATATTCTGATTGCTGCTCCATCCAGAAGGAGAATCAGAGCTCAAAGGGGCCAGAGCATCGCAGCTTCCCTTTCTCATTCTGCCGGCAACATCTCCGCGTTGGCAGACAAAGGCGACGCCATGTTTACTACAGCAGTGAGCAGCCGCACAAGATCTCGGAGCCTTCCCCGGGAGGGCAACAGAGGTGGGGATGCTGAGCCCAAAGTTGGTGCTAAACCCTCAGCATATGAAGAGGGGGAGCCTTTCGTGAGTGACCGAGAAAGAAACACTAATGATTGCAGTGACGCCCCCAGCAGCCCGAGTGCACAGGAACGCCAGCCTGCTCTGGGCCTGGCTTGCTCTCAACATCTTCACAGCCCCCAGCACAAGTTAAATGAGAGAGGGAGGTCGCGTCTATCCCGAATGGCTGCCGATTCTGGCAGCTGTGACATCTCCTCCAACTCGGACACCTTTGGGAGCCCCATCCACTGCATCTCCACGGCTGGCGTCCTCCTCAGCAGCCACATGGACCAGAAGGACGAGCACCAGTCATCCAGCGGCAACTGGAGTGGGAGCAGCTCCACATGCCCCTCACAGACCTCAGAGACGATTCCTCCTGCAGCTTCTCCTCCCCTCACTGGCTCTTCACACTGTGACTCGGAGTTGTCCCTCAACACGGCCCCTCACGCTAACGAGGATGCCACTGTCTTCGTGACCGAGCAGTACAACGACCACCTGGATAAAGTGAGAGGCCACCGGGCAAACTCCTTTACCTCCACGGTGGCCGACCTGCTGGATGACCCCAACAACAGCAACACAAGTGACAGTGAGTGGAACTACCTGCATCACCATCACGATGCCTCCTGCCGCCAGGATTTTAGTCCTGAACGCCCCAAGGCAGACAGCCTGGGCTGCCCGAGCTTCACAAGCATGGCTACCTACGACAGCTTTCTGGAAAAGTCTCCATCAGACAAAGCAGACACTAGCTCTCACTTTTCAGTGGACACAGAAGGATACTACACTTCCATGCACTTTGACTGTGGCCTCAAAGGTAACAAGAGTTATGTCTGTCACTATGCAGCCCTGGGCCCAGAGAATGGCCAGGGCATGGGGGTTCCTCCTACTCTCCCGGACTGTGCCTGGCAGGACTACTTAGACCACAGGAGGCAGGGAAGACCAAGCATCTCTTTCAGGAAACCAAAGGCAAAGCCGACCCCACCTAAACGGAGCTCATCACTGAGGAAGTCCGATGGAAATGCAGACGTTTCTGAGAAGAAAGAACCAAAGATAAACACTGGCCAGCTCCTGCCTCACAGTTCCAGGGAAATGAAGCTGCCTCTTGATTTCTCCAACACGCCTTCTCGAATGGAAAATGCCAACCTTCCCGCCAAGCAGGAATCTCCTTGGATGAATCAGAGTGAACATGGTATTAAGGAACCTCAGTTAGACACTTCAGATATTCCACCATTCAAAGATGAAGGTGCTGACTCAACTCACTATGCAGATCTCTGGCTTCTAAATGACTTGAAAACAAACGATCCTTACAGATCTTTATCTAATTCAAGCACTGCTACGGGTACCACAGTTATCGAATGCATCAAATCTCCAGAGAGCTCTGAGTCCCAAACATCCCAGTCAGAATCAAGAGCCACCACCCCATCCCTTCCTTCTGTTGACAATGAGTTTAAACTGGCTTCACCAGAAAAGCTGGCCGGCTTGGCATCCCCATCAAGTGGCTACTCGAGCCAGTCTGAAACACCAACCTCCTCTTTCCCTACAGCTTTCTTTTCTGGTCCACTGTCTCCTGGAGGTAGCAAAAGAAAACCGAAAGTCCCAGAAAGGAAATCCTCACTACAGCAACCCTCTTTAAAAGATGGAGCTCTGTCACTGAGTAAAGACCTTGAACTTCCAATTATACCTCCCACCCATCTTGACCTAAGTGCTCTTCATAGTGTCTTGAATAAACCATTCCACCACCGTCACCCACTGCATGTGTTTAGTCATAATAAGCAGAACCCAGTAGGAGAAACACTCAAGTCCAATCCTCCACCATCCCTTGCAATTACACCGACAGTCCTGAAATCTGTGAACCTTAGGTCCATCAGTAAGTCTGAAGAAGCTAAACAGAAAGAAGGCAACAATACAGATCTCCCCTACTTAGAGGACAATGCTCTCGCAATGGCTGCCCTGTCGCCAGGCAAGACGAAGCCACATATGGCTAAGAAATCAGTATCACGTCAGTACTCCACTGAAGACACCATACTGTCCTTTTTAGACTCCTCTGCACTTGAGATGGGACCAGATAAACTACAGCTAGAGAAAAAACGTACTTTTGATGTAAAGAATCATTGTGACCCAGAAACAGTTACCTCAGCTGGTAGCAATCTTCTAGAGTCAAGTGTCACAAGAGACCCAATACCTATGGAGAGTGAGCCCATTCCAGAAAACACACCAAGTAAAACTTGTGACTTTCCCACAGAAGGATTCCAGAGGGTCTCTGTGGCCCGCCTAAGTGATGTGGATGGTAAAACACTC
This genomic window contains:
- the NHS gene encoding actin remodeling regulator NHS isoform X2, with translation MPFAKRIVEPQWLCRQRRPAPGPAEDANGGSAEPPPPLQPPGRRDEAVAPGPEDPPRVPPAPPGPPPPAPTDQAQPPHGEAPAAGEESAAGVAEAAAAAAAGEASSAAAAAVLLMLDLCAVSNAALARVLRQLSDVARHACSLFQELESDIQLTHRRVWALQGKLGGVQRVLGTLDPKQEAVPVSNLDIESKLSVYYRAPWHQQRNIFLPATRPPCVEELHRRARQSPQALRREHRSRSDRREQRAAVPLSVVAPPLPAYPPAHSQRRREVKDRHFLTSHPPEDEDTDVTLGQRPKNPVHNIPSTLDKQTNWSKALPLPTPEEKMKQDAQVISSCIIPINVTGVGFDREASIRCSLVHSQSVLQRRRKLRRRKTISGIPRRVQQEIDSDESPVARERNVIVHTHPDPSSTVNRRSGTRDSECQTEDILIAAPSRRRIRAQRGQSIAASLSHSAGNISALADKGDAMFTTAVSSRTRSRSLPREGNRGGDAEPKVGAKPSAYEEGEPFVSDRERNTNDCSDAPSSPSAQERQPALGLACSQHLHSPQHKLNERGRSRLSRMAADSGSCDISSNSDTFGSPIHCISTAGVLLSSHMDQKDEHQSSSGNWSGSSSTCPSQTSETIPPAASPPLTGSSHCDSELSLNTAPHANEDATVFVTEQYNDHLDKVRGHRANSFTSTVADLLDDPNNSNTSDSEWNYLHHHHDASCRQDFSPERPKADSLGCPSFTSMATYDSFLEKSPSDKADTSSHFSVDTEGYYTSMHFDCGLKGNKSYVCHYAALGPENGQGMGVPPTLPDCAWQDYLDHRRQGRPSISFRKPKAKPTPPKRSSSLRKSDGNADVSEKKEPKINTGQLLPHSSREMKLPLDFSNTPSRMENANLPAKQESPWMNQSEHGIKEPQLDTSDIPPFKDEGADSTHYADLWLLNDLKTNDPYRSLSNSSTATGTTVIECIKSPESSESQTSQSESRATTPSLPSVDNEFKLASPEKLAGLASPSSGYSSQSETPTSSFPTAFFSGPLSPGGSKRKPKVPERKSSLQQPSLKDGALSLSKDLELPIIPPTHLDLSALHSVLNKPFHHRHPLHVFSHNKQNPVGETLKSNPPPSLAITPTVLKSVNLRSISKSEEAKQKEGNNTDLPYLEDNALAMAALSPGKTKPHMAKKSVSRQYSTEDTILSFLDSSALEMGPDKLQLEKKRTFDVKNHCDPETVTSAGSNLLESSVTRDPIPMESEPIPENTPSKTCDFPTEGFQRVSVARLSDVDGKTLQYGAGADEAPAQAQKASSAGGEEAARLESADVLTSQSDTPTRPTDISNQLKQQLGTSRHHDQVPGNISYEAEVSTANPCPEKRSEKENIASGISAKSASDNSGAEDTQGSMEEVSLKESSPSDDSMISPLSEDSQAEAEGVFVSPNKPRTTEDLFAVIHRSKRKVLGRKDSGDMSARSKSRAALGSGSAGAGSVTSPNSSVTTPNSQRSPGLIYRNAKKSNTSNEEFKLLLLKKGSRSDSSYRMSATEILKSPILPKPPGELPAESPQSAHEAHQGAPGAEVLSPLSPCSPRVNAEGFSSKNFATSASARVGRSRAPPAASSSRYSVRCRLYNAPMQAISEGETENSDGSPHDDRSSQSST
- the NHS gene encoding actin remodeling regulator NHS isoform X4, which gives rise to MFMANIFFWGAGNHILLGVLGGFADTSDKSHPPEDEDTDVTLGQRPKNPVHNIPSTLDKQTNWSKALPLPTPEEKMKQDAQVISSCIIPINVTGVGFDREASIRCSLVHSQSVLQRRRKLRRRKTISGIPRRVQQEIDSDESPVARERNVIVHTHPDPSSTVNRRSGTRDSECQTEDILIAAPSRRRIRAQRGQSIAASLSHSAGNISALADKGDAMFTTAVSSRTRSRSLPREGNRGGDAEPKVGAKPSAYEEGEPFVSDRERNTNDCSDAPSSPSAQERQPALGLACSQHLHSPQHKLNERGRSRLSRMAADSGSCDISSNSDTFGSPIHCISTAGVLLSSHMDQKDEHQSSSGNWSGSSSTCPSQTSETIPPAASPPLTGSSHCDSELSLNTAPHANEDATVFVTEQYNDHLDKVRGHRANSFTSTVADLLDDPNNSNTSDSEWNYLHHHHDASCRQDFSPERPKADSLGCPSFTSMATYDSFLEKSPSDKADTSSHFSVDTEGYYTSMHFDCGLKGNKSYVCHYAALGPENGQGMGVPPTLPDCAWQDYLDHRRQGRPSISFRKPKAKPTPPKRSSSLRKSDGNADVSEKKEPKINTGQLLPHSSREMKLPLDFSNTPSRMENANLPAKQESPWMNQSEHGIKEPQLDTSDIPPFKDEGADSTHYADLWLLNDLKTNDPYRSLSNSSTATGTTVIECIKSPESSESQTSQSESRATTPSLPSVDNEFKLASPEKLAGLASPSSGYSSQSETPTSSFPTAFFSGPLSPGGSKRKPKVPERKSSLQQPSLKDGALSLSKDLELPIIPPTHLDLSALHSVLNKPFHHRHPLHVFSHNKQNPVGETLKSNPPPSLAITPTVLKSVNLRSISKSEEAKQKEGNNTDLPYLEDNALAMAALSPGKTKPHMAKKSVSRQYSTEDTILSFLDSSALEMGPDKLQLEKKRTFDVKNHCDPETVTSAGSNLLESSVTRDPIPMESEPIPENTPSKTCDFPTEGFQRVSVARLSDVDGKTLQYGAGADEAPAQAQKASSAGGEEAARLESADVLTSQSDTPTRPTDISNQLKQQLGTSRHHDQVPGNISYEAEVSTANPCPEKRSEKENIASGISAKSASDNSGAEDTQGSMEEVSLKESSPSDDSMISPLSEDSQAEAEGVFVSPNKPRTTEDLFAVIHRSKRKVLGRKDSGDMSARSKSRAALGSGSAGAGSVTSPNSSVTTPNSQRSPGLIYRNAKKSNTSNEEFKLLLLKKGSRSDSSYRMSATEILKSPILPKPPGELPAESPQSAHEAHQGAPGAEVLSPLSPCSPRVNAEGFSSKNFATSASARVGRSRAPPAASSSRYSVRCRLYNAPMQAISEGETENSDGSPHDDRSSQSST
- the NHS gene encoding actin remodeling regulator NHS isoform X1: MPFAKRIVEPQWLCRQRRPAPGPAEDANGGSAEPPPPLQPPGRRDEAVAPGPEDPPRVPPAPPGPPPPAPTDQAQPPHGEAPAAGEESAAGVAEAAAAAAAGEASSAAAAAVLLMLDLCAVSNAALARVLRQLSDVARHACSLFQELESDIQLTHRRVWALQGKLGGVQRVLGTLDPKQEAVPVSNLDIESKLSVYYRAPWHQQRNIFLPATRPPCVEELHRRARQSPQALRREHRSRSDRREQRAAVPLSVVAPPLPAYPPAHSQRRREVKDRHFLTFNSTRSPSPTECCHMTPWSRKSHPPEDEDTDVTLGQRPKNPVHNIPSTLDKQTNWSKALPLPTPEEKMKQDAQVISSCIIPINVTGVGFDREASIRCSLVHSQSVLQRRRKLRRRKTISGIPRRVQQEIDSDESPVARERNVIVHTHPDPSSTVNRRSGTRDSECQTEDILIAAPSRRRIRAQRGQSIAASLSHSAGNISALADKGDAMFTTAVSSRTRSRSLPREGNRGGDAEPKVGAKPSAYEEGEPFVSDRERNTNDCSDAPSSPSAQERQPALGLACSQHLHSPQHKLNERGRSRLSRMAADSGSCDISSNSDTFGSPIHCISTAGVLLSSHMDQKDEHQSSSGNWSGSSSTCPSQTSETIPPAASPPLTGSSHCDSELSLNTAPHANEDATVFVTEQYNDHLDKVRGHRANSFTSTVADLLDDPNNSNTSDSEWNYLHHHHDASCRQDFSPERPKADSLGCPSFTSMATYDSFLEKSPSDKADTSSHFSVDTEGYYTSMHFDCGLKGNKSYVCHYAALGPENGQGMGVPPTLPDCAWQDYLDHRRQGRPSISFRKPKAKPTPPKRSSSLRKSDGNADVSEKKEPKINTGQLLPHSSREMKLPLDFSNTPSRMENANLPAKQESPWMNQSEHGIKEPQLDTSDIPPFKDEGADSTHYADLWLLNDLKTNDPYRSLSNSSTATGTTVIECIKSPESSESQTSQSESRATTPSLPSVDNEFKLASPEKLAGLASPSSGYSSQSETPTSSFPTAFFSGPLSPGGSKRKPKVPERKSSLQQPSLKDGALSLSKDLELPIIPPTHLDLSALHSVLNKPFHHRHPLHVFSHNKQNPVGETLKSNPPPSLAITPTVLKSVNLRSISKSEEAKQKEGNNTDLPYLEDNALAMAALSPGKTKPHMAKKSVSRQYSTEDTILSFLDSSALEMGPDKLQLEKKRTFDVKNHCDPETVTSAGSNLLESSVTRDPIPMESEPIPENTPSKTCDFPTEGFQRVSVARLSDVDGKTLQYGAGADEAPAQAQKASSAGGEEAARLESADVLTSQSDTPTRPTDISNQLKQQLGTSRHHDQVPGNISYEAEVSTANPCPEKRSEKENIASGISAKSASDNSGAEDTQGSMEEVSLKESSPSDDSMISPLSEDSQAEAEGVFVSPNKPRTTEDLFAVIHRSKRKVLGRKDSGDMSARSKSRAALGSGSAGAGSVTSPNSSVTTPNSQRSPGLIYRNAKKSNTSNEEFKLLLLKKGSRSDSSYRMSATEILKSPILPKPPGELPAESPQSAHEAHQGAPGAEVLSPLSPCSPRVNAEGFSSKNFATSASARVGRSRAPPAASSSRYSVRCRLYNAPMQAISEGETENSDGSPHDDRSSQSST
- the NHS gene encoding actin remodeling regulator NHS isoform X3, whose protein sequence is MPLACCVPQDAAVSNLDIESKLSVYYRAPWHQQRNIFLPATRPPCVEELHRRARQSPQALRREHRSRSDRREQRAAVPLSVVAPPLPAYPPAHSQRRREVKDRHFLTFNSTRSPSPTECCHMTPWSRKSHPPEDEDTDVTLGQRPKNPVHNIPSTLDKQTNWSKALPLPTPEEKMKQDAQVISSCIIPINVTGVGFDREASIRCSLVHSQSVLQRRRKLRRRKTISGIPRRVQQEIDSDESPVARERNVIVHTHPDPSSTVNRRSGTRDSECQTEDILIAAPSRRRIRAQRGQSIAASLSHSAGNISALADKGDAMFTTAVSSRTRSRSLPREGNRGGDAEPKVGAKPSAYEEGEPFVSDRERNTNDCSDAPSSPSAQERQPALGLACSQHLHSPQHKLNERGRSRLSRMAADSGSCDISSNSDTFGSPIHCISTAGVLLSSHMDQKDEHQSSSGNWSGSSSTCPSQTSETIPPAASPPLTGSSHCDSELSLNTAPHANEDATVFVTEQYNDHLDKVRGHRANSFTSTVADLLDDPNNSNTSDSEWNYLHHHHDASCRQDFSPERPKADSLGCPSFTSMATYDSFLEKSPSDKADTSSHFSVDTEGYYTSMHFDCGLKGNKSYVCHYAALGPENGQGMGVPPTLPDCAWQDYLDHRRQGRPSISFRKPKAKPTPPKRSSSLRKSDGNADVSEKKEPKINTGQLLPHSSREMKLPLDFSNTPSRMENANLPAKQESPWMNQSEHGIKEPQLDTSDIPPFKDEGADSTHYADLWLLNDLKTNDPYRSLSNSSTATGTTVIECIKSPESSESQTSQSESRATTPSLPSVDNEFKLASPEKLAGLASPSSGYSSQSETPTSSFPTAFFSGPLSPGGSKRKPKVPERKSSLQQPSLKDGALSLSKDLELPIIPPTHLDLSALHSVLNKPFHHRHPLHVFSHNKQNPVGETLKSNPPPSLAITPTVLKSVNLRSISKSEEAKQKEGNNTDLPYLEDNALAMAALSPGKTKPHMAKKSVSRQYSTEDTILSFLDSSALEMGPDKLQLEKKRTFDVKNHCDPETVTSAGSNLLESSVTRDPIPMESEPIPENTPSKTCDFPTEGFQRVSVARLSDVDGKTLQYGAGADEAPAQAQKASSAGGEEAARLESADVLTSQSDTPTRPTDISNQLKQQLGTSRHHDQVPGNISYEAEVSTANPCPEKRSEKENIASGISAKSASDNSGAEDTQGSMEEVSLKESSPSDDSMISPLSEDSQAEAEGVFVSPNKPRTTEDLFAVIHRSKRKVLGRKDSGDMSARSKSRAALGSGSAGAGSVTSPNSSVTTPNSQRSPGLIYRNAKKSNTSNEEFKLLLLKKGSRSDSSYRMSATEILKSPILPKPPGELPAESPQSAHEAHQGAPGAEVLSPLSPCSPRVNAEGFSSKNFATSASARVGRSRAPPAASSSRYSVRCRLYNAPMQAISEGETENSDGSPHDDRSSQSST